Part of the Lolium rigidum isolate FL_2022 chromosome 6, APGP_CSIRO_Lrig_0.1, whole genome shotgun sequence genome, AGTAGTATGGCTCAAGCTTCAGCCTCGCCTCGGCGCGCACCTCCTGCAGCATCTTCACCACCCTCCGCATCGCGGGGCGGTTGATCGGCAGGGAGCTCGCGCAGATGAGCCCGATGTTGAGCACCCTGCTGATCTCCTCCTTGAAGCTCATGTCGAGCCTGCTGTCCAGGACATGCTCTACTCCCTTCTGGTCGATTGTGCTGCACACCCACTTCACTAGGTCCTTCTCGCCGAACTCTGGGTCGACCGGGGGCTTCCCGGTCACCAGCTCCAGGAGAACCACGCCGAAGATGTATATGTCGCTCTTCTCGTTCACACGGAGCGTGTATGCATACTCTACACAAATGAGAACACCAAGATCAGACTTACATGTAGTACATCAAAGGGCTATAACTGAACTTCTGAAACATTCACAAGGTCTTACCAGGAGCAATGTAGCCACAGGAGCCGGCGATCACCGACATGGACTTGGGCGCGCGGCCAGCCGTCTCCACCACCTTGGCGACGCCGAAATCCGCGACGCAGGCGCTGAACTCCGCGTCCAGGAGGATGTTGTTAGACTTGACGTCCCTGTGGACGATCGCCGGGACGCAGTCCTGGTGCAGGTACGACAGCCCCTCCGCCGCGTCCAGCGCGATCTTGAACCGCGTGGACCAGTCCAGCAGCCCGGCCTTGCTGCTGTGCAGCACGTCGCCGAGGCTGCCGTTGGGCATGTACTCGTACACCAGCAGCTTGGAGTCGTCGTGCGTGCAGCAGCACAGCAGCTTCACGATGTTCTTGTGCCGGATCTTGCTGAGCGTCCTCACCTCCGCGTCGAAGCTGctgtcggccgccgccgccgcggagcccTCGTTGTCGCCGTTGCTCtcggcggcgtccttcttcttcggtgccGTACCCCACAGCTTCTTGACGGCGACCACCTCGCCGTTGCCAAGCACCGCCTTGTACACCTTCCCGGACGCGCCGCTACCGATCACGTTGTCCTCGTCAAGGCAGTCCAGGATGTCATGCTCGCTGAACGACACCTTGTGGAACGATGTGAGCGTCCATTTCGAGCGCTCGGCGCTCAGCTTCGCCTTCTTGAAGCTCCGGTACCGCCAGTAGAACCAGGCGACGCCGAGAACCAGAACGACGGCCGCGAATATGAATATCGAGCGCATCATCCAGACGAAGCCGGAGCGGTTCCTTGCCCCTCCTTGCGAATCCGAACACAGACCGGCGATGTCCCCGCACAGCCCCGGATTGCCCAAGAAGCTGCCCCGGTACGCTTCGGTTGCGTACTGCGGCGGGAGCTGGCCGCTGAGCTGGTTGTTGGAGACATTGAACTGGTTCAGCTTCAGGTTCTCCAGCTCAACAGGCACTTGGCCTGTAAGACGGTTGCCGGAGAGATCAAGGTAGTTGAGCACCGGCAGATCGCCTAGCTCCGGCGGTATGGCTCCCGTGAAGCCATTGTCCGCAAGGTTGAGCTCGCTAAGCTTCTTCCAGGAATGGATTCCCCGGAGCAGCTGGCCAGACAGCGAGTTGTTGTGGAGCACGAGCCGGCCGAGCTCCGCAAGGCCGCCGAGAGAGGAAGGGAGCGGGCCGGAGAGCATGTTCCCGTCCGCCGAGAACTCGTACAGCTTGGCAACGGACCCAATCTCCGAGGGGATGCGGCCGGTGAGCCGGTTGTTGGAGACGACGAGGTTGGACAGGTTGGCGGCGCCGGCGATGACCGGGGAAATCTCGCCCGTGAGGCGGTTGTCGTTGAGCTCGAGCAGCGCGATGTGCGGCAGGCCCCAGACGGCCCCGGGCACGTCGCCGTCGAGGCTGTTGTTGGAGAGCCGCACGCGCCGCAGCCGGTGGCAGCGGCCGAGCCCGTCGGGGATGCGGCCGGTGAGCGCGTTGTTGAGCATGAGCAGCTCCTCCAGCTCGCCGCGGTCGCACACCCCGCGCGGGATCTCGCCGGAGATGGCGTTGTCGGACACGTCGAGGCACACCAGCGGCGTGGCCCTGCCGAGGTCGGCGGGGAGGGTGCCGTTGAGCCGGTTCGCGAACAGCCGCAGCTCGACGAGCGAGGCGGCCTTGGCTGCGGAGTCTGGGACGGGACCGGTGAGCGCGTTGGAGTAGAGGTGCAGGGTCTCGAGCTTCGGGGACTCGAAGAGGTCGGCCGGGATGGCGCCGTCCAGGCGGTTCATCGCGAGGTCCATGCTCCGGAGGTCCGCGAGCTTCCCGAAGCCGGAAGGGATCGCGCCGGAGAGCGAGTTGTTGTAGAGCTCGATCTGGACGGCGCTTGTCAGGGCGGTGAGGGCAGGTGGTATTGGCCCGGTGAGGGAGTTGGTGGAGAGGTCGAGGTCGGTGAGGTTGCGGAGCCGGCCGAGCGACGCCGGGATGGGGCCGACGAGGTTGCAGCCGGCGAGCCAGAGCACGCGCAGCGCGGCGAGGCCGCCTAGAGAGGAGGGGAGCGGGCCGGGTGAGAACGGGTTGTAGGAGAGGTTGAGCTCCCGGAGCGTGGCGACCGAGCCGAGGAAGGCCGGCACCTCGCCGCCGAGCAGGTTGTTGACGAGCGAGAGGGATTCGAGTTTCGGGAACGCGCCGAAGGAGGCCGGGATGGGCCCGGAGAAGTTGTTGCCCTCGAGGCTGAGGTAGAGGAGCTCCGGGAGGCCGGCCAGCGCGGCGGGGAGCGGGCCGACGAACGAGTTGACGGAGAGGTCGAGGCGCGCCAGCGCCTTGCACCCGGCGACGGCGACCTCCGGGCCGAGGTAGTTGGCGCTGAGGTCGAGGGCCGCGAGGCGCGGGATGCGGCAGAGGGAGGGCGGGAACGGGCCGGCGAGGTTGGCGTTGGCGAGGGAGAGCGCGGTGACGGCGCCCGCGGCGTCGCAGGTGACGCCCGTCCAGGCGCAgggcgtggcggcggtggggtTCCAGTCCGCGAGCGCGCCGTCGGGCACGGTGAGCGCGCGCTTGGCGTCGAGCAGGTGGAGGCCGTCCTGGGTCAGGGCTTGCGACGGCGTCGCCAGCAGGACGGCATTGGCCGCGACGGCGAGCagcaggagggggaggagggcgcccatggcggcggcgggcgggttgTTTGTCTTGGCGCGCGCGAGGCGTGTCAGGTCAGGGTCAGGCGAAGGACGGCGACATCGGCGTcggcattgggggcggctacggcAAATGATGGGGGGAAGGCAGACGAGCTGGTGAGTGCTCTTATTGAGATGGAGATGGATCGGGGAGAAgacaagcaagttggggtagctGAGCTGAGGTGAGCAGAAGAAGCAGAGCCGAGCTGTGAGAGTGGAGTGGATGGAAGCTGTCCAATTTTCTATGGGTTTTTTTTCGGGGAGGAGAAGCGAATTGCACAGTGAAAAAACATGGCGGAGACCGCGGATTGACCTGTCTTGTTGGGCTCCGGATGATGTACGGCTCGGCAAGAGATGCTCTGGATGCTTGGGGTTGTGCGTCTGGTAACGTGGGGTCGGCTGCTCCTGTGCGGTCAAACGGGGGAAGAATCCAACCAAAGCAAGTTCCGTCGCTGGGAAATTCTTTCTAGGTTTATCTCTCCTCTCTATTATTATTTTTCATCTCGTTTACCAGTGCTACTCCCTCCTTTCGACTCCTTTCGACTCCAAGAACACTCGCCATTCATACTGCCCGACCAGCCACTTGACCACAGCCCAGGTGCTCCTATCAGTACTATGTCTGCAAAATGATGCTTCCACCGAAGTAACGACATCGAGGATGCCACCATCGCCAATCCGACATATGGATTTAGGTTTTCACCCAAAGACAAGAACCAAGAGCGGGAGAAGTGTTCGATCTCCTCggtaatgccttcaacaaggcaaaCGACACACAAAAGTGACATCATCACCGGCATCGACGGAAGTCGAGCAAGATTTTCATCCGGAGAACTGCACACCTCGCTGGAACCTGAGTTCCCGGTACACCTCAGTCACACCCGACCTCTCCACACATACCTCGCCGGCGCAACATCAAGGACGGCTTCATGACTAGAACCCCCGCTGGCCACCAAGATCCTTTGTGCACCCCACCTCCCTCCAGCCTTCAACCAGGCAGCCTCCAAACTGCCCGAGCCGCCAGGTCCCCGGAATTGGAGCAAGGCCGCTTGGCCATCTGCTCGGCCTGTCAGCCGCCCTGGCCAGCAAAGGAAACAACACCGCCACATCATGACTGGAGAGCAGCCCGAGCAGAGCATCGTGCCACCGCGCAAGGACGCGGTCCGCGCGGCCCAGATCCAGCCCAATCGGACCCGCACAGCCAGGCGCGAAGCAGCACGCCAGCGCCGCACCTACCGAGCTTCGTCGCCCCGCCTGGAACCGCTGCACCTCGGGCCACCACCGCGCCAACGCCCGCTTGGGCGCGAGGCCAGCCTCACCCGCGCCGACACCCGCTTGGGCGCGGCCAGCAACGAAACCCTCCacgtccaccgcgagctcccccaAGCCGCCTTTGGAGGCtggggccaccgccaccgcggcaaggccaacggcagcggcggaggaggacctGGCCGGAGGCGCTCGAGTTACCTCGTGCCGCCCAAGCAGAGCGACGCGGGGGGAGGTTCTCCTGAAGATGTCTCGATCTTCGCTGTACTACAGGGCACCACCACTTGAGCGGCCTAGTGCGCGCATGTCTGAATAGATCGTGGTACATATATGTTGTGGCCCAAGGCGGCAAAGCATTTTATTCTCTATTCGTGTGCCTCTCCGCGAGGAACCATTCCTAGCCCAAATCTGGTTCTCCGTGTCCTCGCGTGTCAGTCTGTCCACCTCCCTATAACTAGTTGTCAGCGTCACAGCGACCCATCATGGTCCTATTTTATTGGGAGTGTGAGGCCTCGTCATTCCCGCTAAAGCCTATCCCCACCCTACAACCACTCACCACTACAAACGTCGATGGACACAAGCCCTATAGCCCATGGTCATGAAGGTGGTGGTTTGGGAGGAACGACCACGAGCTCTCGTCGCGCTCTTCCGCTTGGCCCCATCGGAGGTCAAGCATCGTGTGAACGTGTCCACCGAGGTTCAGTGGGCAACCGCGGTGTAGTGGGAGGACGTGGGGAGAAGGGatgccatgatgaggagggatgcCATGACAAGGAGGGTGCCATCCCTTCATACCAGTTCTCTCCATGGGAAGAGGCGTAGTGGTTGTTGTGGCAGCGTTGCCCGAGTGGTGGTCACTGGTGGACAGGACCGGCGAGCCGTCGTCATCAAGGTGGAGAGCGATGACGAGCGTGGAATGGGCCCCAGATACGACCAGTGGCCAACCCAAAGACCACTGAACTGATGATCTAAGCATAGTCATCAACATATAGAGACTTTGATCTCTTTGGGTTTCAACTTTAAGCAAGGGAAATTTAAACACCTTTTGAGATTCATGAATGCAGATGGACAAAATCCTAAAACTACACCTCGTTTGGTCCTAAATGTTGGGTTGTTATAGTGGGCTTGACCTGGTTGCCGATCCAGAGGACCATGCCATGGAAGAAGACGATCGCGAGGACGACGACAGAGAGGTTATCCTGCACAGAGCCTAGCATGATGGGGATGGCGGCGGAGCATCCATGCGGGAGCCTTCCAGCGGAAATGTGGCGCATGGCGGCGCTGAGAATGCGCCTCGACACGCCCCACCATCGCCTGTACCCCGCATGATTCTTTTTGCGCGGAGCGACGGGGCCATCACCGTGGAGGGTAAGCTCGAACGCATACCGTTGGCGGAAGCATGATATTTGCAAGGTCACAAATCGCGTGTAGCTAGTTTTCATAAGTAAGAGTATCGTATCCACGAGTGGAGCTTGATTGTGAGTTTATTGCCTTTTGTTACCTTCACTTAGAAGTTCGTAAAACTATCTTTAAATCCAAGGTAAAATAAAAGTGATATTTTAAAGGGCTTATGaacacagtaaataaagtaaacaagATGATGTGAACGATGGTAAAGTAATGAGAATCAATAGGAGTAAAGCATTCTTTGGAAGTTGAGGATCAACCACTTTCTTAGGTATGGTGAAGTATATGGATTTTGTCTTTTATATATGTTTGTGTGTGCAAGATTCCTTATATTACCACTACCTTATTCCATTGCATGTCGCGCGCAAGTACATTAATTAAGGATCTCCAACGGTCCTTGTTATCCTTGTATACAAATGGTTGGCAGAGGGGGCGGATTGTTTTCACATGTACGTCGCGTACCGTCATTCACATGCAATGATGATTTTTACCAACGTCCCTTAAGCAAATATTATGTGGTCGACAACACACAACATTATTGATAAGAACTAACACACTTCATAATTATTAGACAAACAACAAAATTTATTTCATCTCATAATTTTGCTAGGGGTTCTGCAGTTCCCCAAGAACAAATGGATCTACTCGCACATGGAGAAAAATAATACCATCATCAATCTATGCATGAAAATGGAAGATCGACTGAATACAAATATGAATCCCACTCAAGGTTAAGGATTACAATGAGATGAccagtggtgatgatgatgctggtgatgatgaagattgaTGCCTTTGACCTCCAATGatccaagcagcggtgatgatggATCCGCTTCAGCGAATTCTCCCTCTGAATCCCTCTCGAAGTTCAGGTTTTCGTGTTTTCTGCTGGTTTTGTGTCTCCTTCTAAAACGGGAGATCGTGTGGATGATACAAGCGAAGAGGCATCCGATTTACAGGCGAGAAGGACGATGCATGATTAACGCCGATGCATTCCCATAGATTGCATTGTGGGGAAGGCGCAACGACGACGAGATGCATCGCATACCGCTGCCCGCGGAACCAATGAGTCTTAGTTAAAGTTGATCGGCGTCTTTATATTTGGTTTGCCGGCCGTTGTGTCTgtgactgggccggcccacataCTAGTATCCAACGTGGCGTGGTTAGGGCATCTGTCCGGCAGACCAGCCCGCCCCCTGTGGGTCGGAGTTGGCATTGGGGCGTTGAACACTTTTTGTTGGGCCGCGCCGGGTCAAAATAGCCTTCATGTGTCTTGATTGGGCGCACTTTTTTGTCTGACGCCCCAAACACTTTTGGGAGGGCATTGGGTACTCCGACTCAAGATTTTGTTATGTCCTTCGAAGGTTGCGTACATTATCTTTAGTTCATCTTCAACGGAGAACCCCAAATGGACAGATCTTATTCGATTACGTCTACGTAGACAAAAACCAACAACCAACGGGTTACCACAAATGGACAACGGTCCATTTTTCTGTCCGTCCAACCACATACCGGGACCAAATTTCGGCGCATCTGATCGTGGCACTCGAAATTGATTTTCTGAACTTTTGCAATTTTGCCATTTTTCTGTGCTACAAGTTAAGTTATTTTCATTGTGAATTTGCACGGTAGCAACGGACACCGATAGCTAGATGTAGAtacttttcattttcttttaaaaGATAGGGTGAATTGTTGGGTACAGAGATCATCCCAAACGGGTAGCGATTGTTTGTGTCCACGTGCCGCCCTCGCACCGGAATCAAATTGAACACTTTACTAATAGGAGGCACTGTTGAAGATGTTCATAGCTATTTTTgtgaaaaaatcgaaaaattgATCGGAGcagttagagcaagtacaataaattctagtctggctataaggattaaaataatatatttgtgtctaattggaggggagagaagagaagagagaatgTAAGATTAGTCACGATAGAGAGTATCATATAGTATTataatgcatatgatactagtgtatatactatcttcacaatgcatagtatcatgcaaTATTATTATACATTACATGTATttaatgatttgtagaatctcaatacaaaagtgTGTACAAGACTTGTTTGATATCaatttttctagttttacgtgctatgatacggtatctacctatgataccactatcatctctttcatcattaattgatctgccacatcagctttttgcatgcatgtagtgcATGATACTCGCTATGagactggtcatagtggtaagtatcgtgtagtagtatcatgcatatgatacttgtgtatgatactatctctatacactacaagaaaagttgccatggccgacgaagttgaagtcgcgccgtggttgctggtgtaccatggccgacgatttttggtccctccgtggtgcatgttaaaactttttttttctcgtttttgaggccacctagcccgacgaaagcggccaaaacgtcgcgtatggtggcccgggacgtggtgcatctcgaaatctcgggttcgccggccgagtcaacctccgtggtgcatgttaaaactttttttctcgttttgaggccacctagcccagcgaaagcggccaaaacgtcgcgtatggacggcaggacgtggtgcatctcaatctcgggttcgccggccgagtcaacgcaaatccgcaccgccgaaggatgtagggcccagatggcagcctctctggcattgttttttttctcgatcgcgccatctcgttcaacattCTCCGATCGAGCCNNNNNNNNNNNNNNNNNNNNNNNNNNNNNNNNNNNNNNNNNNNNNNNNNNNNNNNNNNNNNNNNNNNNNNNNNNNNNNNNNNNNNNNNNNNNNNNNNNNNgaacccatatcgtcgggttaggcccataggcgacgaaaaataccccttagcggacgattttgagacgttgtctatcagaacttttcttgtagtgatagtggttagtatcatgaattagtattatagtcatgctatatttattgtttttttagaatctcaatgcaaatttgtgcacaagatttgtttggcattaacttttctcgtgacatgcgctatgatacagtatctacctatgttaatctaatctcctctctcctccttaattagctgccacatcagcatttttgtgggaccaatatgtatgatactagctatgatactagcaataTGCATGTAgtgtatgatactcccattgtgactagtaacatgtcatgttactagtctaggttactaccttcatagtgggtagtaacttatatgtggtgtcatgcattgtatcatttattatgttgtagactcatcttgccttgagatatgtgatattatggtaacatagctagttatcacctcactctctttcttcatttattagcataccatgtcaccaaaatgacttgagatatgtgatgttactagctatgttacccccactatgagactactcatagtgggagtaacttcactagtaactaagtgtccaactcagcaaatttgcttatgtggcagtgagttaatgaggagagaggaggatggagtaacatagctagttactgtaacatcacacttctcaagatacaatgagtctataagctaattaatgatGACATATATGATagtactactttgatgttactaatcactatgaaggtagtaacatagagtagtaacatgtgcatgttactactctatgttactccctccggtcctttttaattgactcaaatttagtataaagttgtactaaatccgagtcaattaaaagagaccggagggagtacttcccactatgactagtcgagCAGTCTTATGCAAAAACTagatctagcacgtgctcctaggcaagttgtgtgaatgaaaggtggaTAATCCGTTAAGAAAGTAGTACTTTTTAAAGATAACTATTATACTTGTTGGCTACATATTGACTATAAATAACATGGTATTTTGTTTATAGCCAACAATTTGATGTACTATTAGAGTTGCTTTTAGAGTGTGTATTTCTAGGTTTTCAGCGGGTGCCGATAGTAGTgttcaagcaaaaaaaaaaaaaaaagctgtttGGTGAGTCTGGGCAGCTAATACGCCCGACAGGCCGACACTTACGGTACAAGGGTTTTACTACGTAGGCACGGGTGCTGGTTATTGCTAGAGTTTCGTTATTGCTATGGCGCGTGGGGTAGCCACTGGCCAAAGTTGTGTTCAAGGCCGGGCCTGCACATCGCTGTGCTGGTCCATGCATATCGCACGCAGCGATGGATCGGAACATGCTAGTAGGTAGCTTCTGCCTGAGGCAACAGTCACCCGCGCGCCTGGTCCAACTCATGGTCCCACTGGGTTACACTTACACTGATGTGCTATTTTCACTGTTGATGTGCAGTGTATTCCTTGCAAATATCGTGATTGGAACTGACACGAGGCCACGTTGATTGAGCACGTACTCCCTGGCAATCGATGCTCAATAGCTCACTCACCGGTAGTAAACAGTCCGGCTTTTCACAGTGTACACACATACAAGGTGATGTAAAATACGGCACCTAGCACCACTAAGTTTTTTTGGACACTTCAACTCGAATTCAACGACTCAAACTTTAATTTCAGCCCTTCTAATTCATTTCAACGGTTCGATACACTCAAGACCTATTTCGACGACACATAGAACCTAAACTTCAGAACTTTTTAGTTCAATTAACCCAATAACTCCGATCTAAACTTGAGAGTACCCTAGCTAAACTTCGAAAGACACATATCTAGAGATCACCCCAGTCGTCGTCTCGGAGGAGGTGCCTAGGGCATTCCAGTAATCCAAGTCCAACTCGGAGGAGAAGTCAGACGATACGATGACGATGGAGGGGCCAGCCTCTGACcacgtagcaaccttcttcttggtGGATTTTTTCGCCCCGTAATACTCCACCTCGAGCCGCATGAGCCTTGGGTGCTCATGGTGAAACTTCTCCATGGCCACCTAGTCGAACTGGTGAACCCTAATCAGCAAAAACAAAGCGCACGTggggtaatttttttatttatttatatcaCCTAGCCTAAAATATGCATCATTTACGCTGAAAATATACATCATCTATATTGGAAACTCTTCATTTCCCTAATATGATGTAAATGAGTTTTATATCACAATGCGAACTATAAGTTAACTGTTATAGATAGCTCTTGCTACTAGCTAACTAGCACTTGACAGCAGCATGTGCCGGGTTCAACGCTGGATCGTATTCATGTCGATCGTTTCCCCAACACCAAATCGCTTCCGAGTTGACACCAAtcaattcaaaaaaaaagttgtcgTGTCGTGTCACACATGTCGTCGCGGATGACTGCTCTCCCAACCATAGGCACGCTCGAGCTCGATGAATCAGCTAGCTAACCGATGGTATGTGTTGAGACGAAGGAAgaatatctatctattatatactaaaagcaaaataagggtgtttttcAAGGCATCTGGTTAGTCCACATATGCTTAAAATATTTAAACCGGTGATATTTATTTGAACGTATGAGATTAAAAGCAAAAAGTGTTACGTACAATATTGTATGTGCACAGAAGAGAATTTATGGCACGTAATGGCATAGACGTTCTATAGAAATAAGAAAATCCATAACATACCGGCCGGCAGATCGGTTTCTCCCGATCGGTTCCTTGCCAGATTTTGGTAATGCAATTGAATGGTTTCCTGGTCACGTACGACACAGAACAATCCAGATACATGCAATTAAAAAAATTCAATGGCACATAGGGACGGCCCAGCTGCATCTACAAAATTTGGTTACTCACGTTTTGCACAAGATCTGGAAAGAAAATCATTGCATAGTAAAAAGGAAACTCCATTCatctaaaaaaaaagtaaaaaggaAACTCCAACACGTTCCGAATCTAAATTGCAAGAATTGTTCTAAACGCTAATTAAGTACATAACTCCAGCATATTCCTTGCCAAATCCACGACACGGACAAATGGAAAATAAAGTTTCGCCTGTATGGCATTAGCTCCACTcgacagaaacagatttttttccAAAAATCTAAGAAACAAACTACAAAAATCAAAAATCATCTACAGCCGCTTCCAATTTTGAGCGACACGTGGTTTTGATTTCCTCTGTCTCTTCCTACACGCGTGTACGGATCTTTGAAATATCGGCCTAGATTAGTGGAACATATTTTGTCTCTACGTTTATTTACATTAGATTCAGCCTTGCTATCTCCATCGGTCCTTATAGGTACATGCTAGCTTCACCCATAAAAAAGCTAGCTAGGTTGAACGTGATGAAAAATGTATGATACGATCTCAAATATAAATTAATGCATAAATCCTATGAAGTTGAGTATGCTTTATACCTATATGTATCCATGAATGAGTATACAAAATATAGTCGCGAGAAAAACATTTTTTAGTTTAGTACAAAACATGCAAAGGGATACCGttgtttctaaaatattttgccGTGCTACCACTATACCCAAATGATCTTAACAGATCAATTTCTGTATGTGAGTCTCGACTCGGACCGACACTTTCCTATT contains:
- the LOC124663866 gene encoding receptor-like protein kinase HSL1, yielding MGALLPLLLLAVAANAVLLATPSQALTQDGLHLLDAKRALTVPDGALADWNPTAATPCAWTGVTCDAAGAVTALSLANANLAGPFPPSLCRIPRLAALDLSANYLGPEVAVAGCKALARLDLSVNSFVGPLPAALAGLPELLYLSLEGNNFSGPIPASFGAFPKLESLSLVNNLLGGEVPAFLGSVATLRELNLSYNPFSPGPLPSSLGGLAALRVLWLAGCNLVGPIPASLGRLRNLTDLDLSTNSLTGPIPPALTALTSAVQIELYNNSLSGAIPSGFGKLADLRSMDLAMNRLDGAIPADLFESPKLETLHLYSNALTGPVPDSAAKAASLVELRLFANRLNGTLPADLGRATPLVCLDVSDNAISGEIPRGVCDRGELEELLMLNNALTGRIPDGLGRCHRLRRVRLSNNSLDGDVPGAVWGLPHIALLELNDNRLTGEISPVIAGAANLSNLVVSNNRLTGRIPSEIGSVAKLYEFSADGNMLSGPLPSSLGGLAELGRLVLHNNSLSGQLLRGIHSWKKLSELNLADNGFTGAIPPELGDLPVLNYLDLSGNRLTGQVPVELENLKLNQFNVSNNQLSGQLPPQYATEAYRGSFLGNPGLCGDIAGLCSDSQGGARNRSGFVWMMRSIFIFAAVVLVLGVAWFYWRYRSFKKAKLSAERSKWTLTSFHKVSFSEHDILDCLDEDNVIGSGASGKVYKAVLGNGEVVAVKKLWGTAPKKKDAAESNGDNEGSAAAAADSSFDAEVRTLSKIRHKNIVKLLCCCTHDDSKLLVYEYMPNGSLGDVLHSSKAGLLDWSTRFKIALDAAEGLSYLHQDCVPAIVHRDVKSNNILLDAEFSACVADFGVAKVVETAGRAPKSMSVIAGSCGYIAPEYAYTLRVNEKSDIYIFGVVLLELVTGKPPVDPEFGEKDLVKWVCSTIDQKGVEHVLDSRLDMSFKEEISRVLNIGLICASSLPINRPAMRRVVKMLQEVRAEARLKLEPYYYDDTSDQGSSV